From the genome of Geothrix sp. 21YS21S-4, one region includes:
- a CDS encoding GNAT family N-acetyltransferase, with product MDIRHDDLLGPEIRALLEVHLRDMRSISPPGSVHALDLAALRGPDITFWTAWSGPDLLGCGALKELDARHGEIKSMRTVEAHRGKGVAQALLRQILREAESRGYLRLSLETGSQAAFEPARRLYAGFGFAFCPPFGSYGKDPNSVFMTRHLEGIPGPENRP from the coding sequence ATGGACATCCGACACGACGACCTCCTCGGTCCCGAGATCCGCGCATTGCTCGAAGTGCACCTCCGGGACATGCGGAGCATCTCTCCGCCGGGGAGCGTTCACGCCCTCGATCTTGCGGCGCTCCGCGGGCCGGACATCACGTTCTGGACCGCGTGGTCCGGCCCCGACCTGCTGGGATGCGGGGCGCTAAAGGAACTGGATGCCCGCCACGGGGAGATCAAGTCCATGAGGACCGTCGAGGCCCACCGCGGGAAGGGCGTGGCCCAAGCGCTGCTCCGCCAGATCCTGCGCGAGGCCGAAAGCCGGGGCTACCTGCGCCTCAGCCTGGAGACCGGCTCCCAGGCCGCTTTCGAACCGGCGCGCCGGTTGTACGCAGGCTTCGGATTCGCGTTCTGCCCTCCGTTCGGAAGTTACGGCAAGGATCCCAACAGCGTCTTCATGACCCGCCACCTGGAGGGCATTCCAGGTCCGGAGAACCGTCCATGA
- a CDS encoding DUF664 domain-containing protein encodes MTRRIGPVPGFTPAIGRMVAMLDQAREALLAAVEGLSTGELDHLYDAHSNSIGALLAHAAAVERWHQLLVFEDRTSPDDDLQAWLPALDLGDEGRKRLRGRDLADYLKDLAEGRRATLQDLAGRDDAWFEAPLPAAPSLNAHGAWFHVMEDEIGHCGQIRWLRARLPGTRKA; translated from the coding sequence ATGACGCGCCGCATCGGGCCCGTGCCAGGCTTCACGCCTGCGATCGGCCGGATGGTCGCCATGCTCGACCAGGCGCGGGAGGCGCTTCTGGCGGCGGTGGAAGGGCTGTCCACGGGGGAGCTGGACCATCTGTACGATGCCCACAGCAATTCCATCGGAGCCCTGCTCGCCCATGCGGCCGCGGTGGAGCGATGGCACCAGCTTCTCGTCTTCGAAGACCGGACCTCCCCGGATGACGACCTGCAGGCGTGGCTGCCCGCGCTGGACCTCGGCGACGAAGGCAGGAAGCGGCTCCGAGGCCGGGACCTGGCCGATTACCTCAAGGACCTAGCCGAGGGCCGCCGCGCCACCCTTCAAGATCTGGCAGGGCGTGACGACGCCTGGTTTGAAGCGCCCCTCCCGGCGGCACCCAGCCTGAACGCCCATGGCGCCTGGTTTCACGTCATGGAAGACGAGATCGGCCACTGCGGCCAGATCCGATGGCTGCGCGCGCGGCTGCCGGGCACGCGGAAGGCGTGA